A window from Musa acuminata AAA Group cultivar baxijiao unplaced genomic scaffold, Cavendish_Baxijiao_AAA HiC_scaffold_1139, whole genome shotgun sequence encodes these proteins:
- the LOC135671467 gene encoding uncharacterized protein LOC135671467 isoform X4 translates to MDKLVVESPSELADKLLPLNLEEENQLQKKVAYLLLEIKESKNNVQQLQTEHGKVENSIKMLSCQMSELDKRKTDVLNETKLLHQRIDERNWGDAVQDMIRMLKIVKDLERKESDLLSSCKLIHADVKESFTYGGQLEFAEFDEALSQSMEKLTSAKREFAAKLRAILSVKRKIGDVPTQVELIQYERRFSELYSQIQEKHRQTSKYYDTYNALLEIKELMLKETSLLNSINSQLQDALTSSIGSSKLVDSMEVIVKGAQQVRAE, encoded by the exons ATGGACAAATTGGTTGTTGAGTCACCATCCGAATTAGCTGATAAGCTTCTTCCTCTAAATCTCGAGGAAGAAAATCAGTTGCAAAAGAAG GTTGCTTATCTTCTTCTTGAGATTAAAGAGTCTAAGAATAATGTTCAACAGCTTCAGACTGAACATGGCAAGGTGGAAAATTCTATTAAGATGCTGTCCTGTCAAATGAGTGAGTTG GACAAGAGAAAGACAGATGTTCTAAATGAAACAAAGCTGCTGCATCAGAGGATTGATGAAAGAAACTGGGGTGATGCTGTCCAGGATATGATCAGAATGTTGAAAATAGTTAAG GATCTTGAAAGGAAAGAATCTGATCTGTTGTCTTCATGTAAACTAATACATGCGgatgtgaaagaatcatttaCCTATGGAGGACAACTGGAGTTTGCTGAATTTGATGAAGCACTGAGCCAATCAATGGAGAAACTTACTTCAGCTAAAAGG GAATTTGCTGCTAAATTAAGGGCAATTTTGTCAGTAAAACGAAAGATTGGTGATGTGCCCACACAAGTCGAGCTGATTCA ATATGAACGGCGATTTTCAGAACTTTATTCCCAGATTCAG GAAAAgcatagacaaacttctaaatactatgaTACTTATAATGCACTATTGGAGATAAAGGAACTGATGCTAAAAGAAACATCCCTGTTGAACTCAATAAATTCGCAG CTTCAAGATGCCTTGACTAGCAGCATTGGTTCTTCTAAACTCGTGGACTCCATGGAGGTTATAGTGAAGGGAGCTCAACAA GTGAGAGCAGAATGA
- the LOC135671467 gene encoding uncharacterized protein LOC135671467 isoform X3 — MDKLVVESPSELADKLLPLNLEEENQLQKKDKRKTDVLNETKLLHQRIDERNWGDAVQDMIRMLKIVKDLERKESDLLSSCKLIHADVKESFTYGGQLEFAEFDEALSQSMEKLTSAKREFAAKLRAILSVKRKIGDVPTQVELIQYERRFSELYSQIQEKHRQTSKYYDTYNALLEIKELMLKETSLLNSINSQLQDALTSSIGSSKLVDSMEVIVKGAQQKLEKVQLRLLAEKKHSDFLREKYTAAIADQRHFSSLLKAFQDECTKNERLSQLVQNRMSSSASL, encoded by the exons ATGGACAAATTGGTTGTTGAGTCACCATCCGAATTAGCTGATAAGCTTCTTCCTCTAAATCTCGAGGAAGAAAATCAGTTGCAAAAGAAG GACAAGAGAAAGACAGATGTTCTAAATGAAACAAAGCTGCTGCATCAGAGGATTGATGAAAGAAACTGGGGTGATGCTGTCCAGGATATGATCAGAATGTTGAAAATAGTTAAG GATCTTGAAAGGAAAGAATCTGATCTGTTGTCTTCATGTAAACTAATACATGCGgatgtgaaagaatcatttaCCTATGGAGGACAACTGGAGTTTGCTGAATTTGATGAAGCACTGAGCCAATCAATGGAGAAACTTACTTCAGCTAAAAGG GAATTTGCTGCTAAATTAAGGGCAATTTTGTCAGTAAAACGAAAGATTGGTGATGTGCCCACACAAGTCGAGCTGATTCA ATATGAACGGCGATTTTCAGAACTTTATTCCCAGATTCAG GAAAAgcatagacaaacttctaaatactatgaTACTTATAATGCACTATTGGAGATAAAGGAACTGATGCTAAAAGAAACATCCCTGTTGAACTCAATAAATTCGCAG CTTCAAGATGCCTTGACTAGCAGCATTGGTTCTTCTAAACTCGTGGACTCCATGGAGGTTATAGTGAAGGGAGCTCAACAA aaaCTGGAAAAGGTACAGCTTAGGCTACTGGCTGAAAAGAAACATTCTGACTTTCTGAGGGAGAAGTACACAGCAGCTATAGCAGACCAGCGGCATTTTTCATCGCTTCTAAAGGCTTTCCAG GATGAGTGCACAAAAAATGAAAGGCTCAGCCAGTTAGTTCAAAATCGCATGTCATCAAGTGCATCCCTCTG A
- the LOC135671466 gene encoding gibberellin 3-beta-dioxygenase 1-like, which translates to MASLTARPLHQLELNTLSHVPDAYAWSALNDLPYGDDVVPVVDLASPDTVGLIGRACEEWGAFQITGHGIPLHLLDRVEAQTRLLFSLPTAQKLKAARGPGSLSGYGLANTSSFYSNIFWSEGFTIIGSPYDDARKLWPEDYEEYCCVMEEYNRLIKLLSGRLLRSMMLSLGLHEEDMDWAGLLSKADPVLQLNYYPVCPEPDRAIGIAHHTDSSFITILYQSSGESGLQLVHREDAAGPARWVTVPPRRGALVVNVGDLCEIVFNGRIRSVMHRAIVNRSQTRVSVAYFCGPPRQFNVAPIGKLVGPNERPAYRAMSWPEFLSLKRKLYNKTLEYLRSPEEEAEDHKNTSEMANQK; encoded by the exons ATGGCGTCTCTCACCGCCCGACCCCTCCACCAGTTGGAGTTGAATACCCTATCCCATGTCCCGGACGCTTATGCATGGTCCGCCCTGAACGACCTTCCTTACGGAGACGACGTCGTCCCCGTCGTCGACCTCGCGAGTCCCGACACCGTCGGTCTCATCGGCCGGGCATGCGAGGAGTGGGGCGCGTTCCAGATCACCGGGCACGGCATCCCGCTCCATCTGCTGGACCGCGTCGAGGCACAGACGCGCCTCCTCTTCTCCCTccccaccgcccagaagctcaaggCCGCTCGAGGCCCCGGTAGCCTCAGCGGCTACGGCCTCGCCAACACCTCCTCCTTCTACTCCAATATCTTCTGGTCCGAGGGCTTCACCATCATAGGATCTCCCTACGACGACGCCCGCAAGCTCTGGCCCGAAGACTACGAAGAGTACTG TTGCGTGATGGAAGAATACAACAGGCTGATAAAGCTTCTGAGCGGGAGGCTGCTGCGGTCGATGATGCTTTCGTTGGGCCTCCACGAGGAAGACATGGACTGGGCCGGACTTCTTAGCAAGGCCGATCCTGTGCTCCAGCTAAACTACTACCCGGTCTGCCCCGAGCCCGACAGGGCCATCGGCATCGCCCACCACACCGACTCCAGCTTCATCACCATCCTCTACCAGAGCAGCGGCGAGAGCGGGCTTCAGCTCGTGCACCGGGAAGACGCAGCGGGCCCCGCTCGGTGGGTGACGGTGCCGCCGCGTCGTGGAGCCCTGGTCGTGAACGTCGGAGATCTGTGTGAGATCGTATTCAACGGCCGGATCCGAAGCGTGATGCACCGGGCCATCGTCAACCGTTCCCAGACTCGCGTCTCGGTGGCGTACTTTTGTGGGCCTCCGCGCCAGTTCAATGTTGCGCCCATCGGGAAGCTGGTTGGCCCAAACGAGCGCCCGGCATATCGAGCCATGTCGTGGCCCGAGTTCCTGAGCTTGAAGAGGAAACTCTACAACAAGACGCTGGAATACTTGAGATCGCCGGAGGAGGAAGCGGAGGATCACAAGAACACCTCCGAGATGGCCAATCAGAAGTAA
- the LOC135671467 gene encoding uncharacterized protein LOC135671467 isoform X2, whose protein sequence is MDKLVVESPSELADKLLPLNLEEENQLQKKVAYLLLEIKESKNNVQQLQTEHGKVENSIKMLSCQMSELDKRKTDVLNETKLLHQRIDERNWGDAVQDMIRMLKIVKDLERKESDLLSSCKLIHADVKESFTYGGQLEFAEFDEALSQSMEKLTSAKREFAAKLRAILSVKRKIGDVPTQVELIQYERRFSELYSQIQEKHRQTSKYYDTYNALLEIKELMLKETSLLNSINSQLQDALTSSIGSSKLVDSMEVIVKGAQQKLEKVQLRLLAEKKHSDFLREKYTAAIADQRHFSSLLKAFQDECTKNERLSQLVQNRMSSSASL, encoded by the exons ATGGACAAATTGGTTGTTGAGTCACCATCCGAATTAGCTGATAAGCTTCTTCCTCTAAATCTCGAGGAAGAAAATCAGTTGCAAAAGAAG GTTGCTTATCTTCTTCTTGAGATTAAAGAGTCTAAGAATAATGTTCAACAGCTTCAGACTGAACATGGCAAGGTGGAAAATTCTATTAAGATGCTGTCCTGTCAAATGAGTGAGTTG GACAAGAGAAAGACAGATGTTCTAAATGAAACAAAGCTGCTGCATCAGAGGATTGATGAAAGAAACTGGGGTGATGCTGTCCAGGATATGATCAGAATGTTGAAAATAGTTAAG GATCTTGAAAGGAAAGAATCTGATCTGTTGTCTTCATGTAAACTAATACATGCGgatgtgaaagaatcatttaCCTATGGAGGACAACTGGAGTTTGCTGAATTTGATGAAGCACTGAGCCAATCAATGGAGAAACTTACTTCAGCTAAAAGG GAATTTGCTGCTAAATTAAGGGCAATTTTGTCAGTAAAACGAAAGATTGGTGATGTGCCCACACAAGTCGAGCTGATTCA ATATGAACGGCGATTTTCAGAACTTTATTCCCAGATTCAG GAAAAgcatagacaaacttctaaatactatgaTACTTATAATGCACTATTGGAGATAAAGGAACTGATGCTAAAAGAAACATCCCTGTTGAACTCAATAAATTCGCAG CTTCAAGATGCCTTGACTAGCAGCATTGGTTCTTCTAAACTCGTGGACTCCATGGAGGTTATAGTGAAGGGAGCTCAACAA aaaCTGGAAAAGGTACAGCTTAGGCTACTGGCTGAAAAGAAACATTCTGACTTTCTGAGGGAGAAGTACACAGCAGCTATAGCAGACCAGCGGCATTTTTCATCGCTTCTAAAGGCTTTCCAG GATGAGTGCACAAAAAATGAAAGGCTCAGCCAGTTAGTTCAAAATCGCATGTCATCAAGTGCATCCCTCTG A
- the LOC103973062 gene encoding ABC transporter G family member 39 — MDSSYRLGSVRGSTRESFGGSMRGSIRRTVSSWRASSTDVFGRSGREEDDEEALKWAALEKLPTYDRMRKGMMTTGEAGERQEVDIQDLGIQDRKKLLVRLVKTAEEDNERFLLKLRNRMERVGIDNPTIEVRFEHLNVDAEAYVGNRGVPTFVNFFYNKIMGVLSYLHILPSGKQPLSILHDISGIIRPCRMTLLLGPPGSGKTTLLLALAGKLDSTLKVSGRVTYNGHDMDEFVPQRTSAYIGQHDLHIGEMTVRETLAFSARCQGVGTRYDMLTELSRREKEANIKPDPDIDVYMKAISVEGQESVVTDYILKILGLDICADTMVGDAMIRGISGGQKKRVTTGEMLVGPAKALFMDEISTGLDSSTTYQIVNSLRQSVHILGGTALIALLQPAPETYELFDDIVLLSDGQIVYQGPRENVLQFFEAMGFKCPERKGAADFLQEVTSRKDQHQYWANKDEPYRYISVNEFAEAFQSFHAGCKLGEELSIPFDRRRNHPAALTTTTYGISKMELLKACISREWLLMKRNSFVYIFKVVQLIILGAIAMTVFLRTKMHRNSVEDGVIFLGAMFLGLVTHLFNGFAELAMSIAKLPIFYKQRDLRFYPSWAYALPTWILKIPISFLECAVWIGMTYYVIGFDPNIERFFRHYLLLVLISQMASGLFRLLAAVGREMVVADTFGSFAQLVLLILGGFLISRENIKKWWIWGYWSSPLMYAQNAIAVNEFLGHSWQKVIPTGSNDTLGVQILKKRGIFVDSNWYWIGVGALLGYIFMFNILFVFFLDWLDPLGKGQAVISEEALREKQANRTGEGVEPSLAGTNSPKHGTTKGREGGRARQNEISTQNKRKGMMLPFAPLSITFDNVRYSVDMPQEMKDKGIEDDRLVLLKGVSGAFRPGVLTALMGVSGAGKTTLMDVLAGRKTGGYIDGNICISGYPKKQETFARISGYCEQNDIHSPHVTVYESLLYSAWLRLPPEVDSETRKMFIEEVMELVELTSLRGALVGLPGVNGLSTEQRKRLTIAVELVANPSIIFMDEPTSGLDARAAAIVMRTVRNTVDTGRTVVCTIHQPSIDIFEAFDELFLMKRGGEEIYVGPLGCNSCHLIKYFEGIEGVRKIRDGYNPATWMLEVTTLAQEEILGVDFAEIYRHSDLYRRNKTLISELSAPPPGSNDLFFPTKYSQSFLTQCMACLWKQHKSYWRNPSYTATRIFFTTVIAFIFGTIFWRLGKKVTTSQDLFNSLGSMYAAVLFIGIQNGQTVQPIVDVERTVFYREKAAGMYSALPYAFSQVLIEIPHIFLQTVIYGLIVYSLIGFDWTVEKFFWYLFFMFFTFMYFTYYGMMAVAMTPNSDIAAIVSTAFYAIWNIFAGFLVPRPKIPVWWRWYSWACPVAWTLYGLVASQFGDYTYKMDNDETVQDFIRRFFGFRHDFLGVVAVAVVGFTVLFAFVFAFSIRVFNFQRR, encoded by the exons GGTCGGAATCGACAACCCAACCATCGAGGTCAGGTTCGAGCACCTGAACGTCGATGCAGAAGCTTATGTCGGGAATCGTGGAGTTCCCACCTTTGTCAATTTCTTCTACAACAAGATCATG GGTGTGCTGAGCTACCTTCACATCCTTCCGAGCGGAAAGCAACCCCTATCCATCCTTCATGACATTAGTGGGATCATTAGACCATGCAG AATGACACTGCTTCTAGGGCCCCCAGGCTCTGGGAAAACCACCTTACTGCTAGCCTTAGCAGGAAAGCTCGACTCAACCCTCAAG GTATCCGGAAGAGTGACTTACAATGGTCATGACATGGATGAGTTCGTCCCTCAGAGGACCTCGGCTTATATCGGGCAGCATGATCTTCACATCGGGGAAATGACAGTGAGAGAGACTTTGGCTTTCTCTGCAAGATGCCAAGGAGTCGGAACACGTTATG ATATGCTGACGGAGCTATCGAGAAGAGAAAAGGAAGCAAATATCAAGCCAGACCCTGACATAGATGTCTACATGAAG GCAATATCCGTAGAAGGCCAGGAAAGTGTGGTTACGGATTACATTCTGAAG ATCTTGGGTCTGGACATATGTGCTGATACAATGGTAGGAGACGCAATGATAAGGGGGATATCTGGTGGACAGAAGAAGCGCGTTACGACAG GTGAGATGCTTGTTGGGCCAGCTAAGGCACTTTTCATGGATGAAATCTCTACGGGACTTGACAGCTCCACAACCTACCAGATTGTCAATTCCCTTCGTCAATCGGTCCATATCCTCGGTGGAACTGCACTCATTGCATTGCTTCAGCCAGCTCCAGAGACATATGAGCTGTTCGATGACATTGTTCTACTCTCAGATGGGCAAATTGTCTATCAGGGTCCACGAGAGAATGTTCTACAATTCTTCGAAGCAATGGGTTTCAAGTGTCCTGAAAGGAAAGGTGCTGCGGACTTCTTGCAAGAA GTTACATCAAGGAAGGATCAGCACCAATATTGGGCAAACAAAGATGAGCCATATAGGTATATTTCAGTCAATGAGTTTGCAGAAGCCTTCCAGTCGTTccatgctggctgtaaactaggagAAGAGCTCAGCATTCCATTTGATAGGAGACGGAATCATCCTGCTGCATTGACCACCACAACGTACGGGATTAGCAAGATGGAATTGTTGAAAGCTTGCATTTCAAGGGAGTGGTTGCTGATGAAGCGGAATTCCTTTGTTTACATCTTCAAAGTTGTCCAA CTTATAATTCTTGGGGCCATTGCAATGACGGTCTTCCTTCGCACAAAGATGCATCGGAATTCGGTGGAGGATGGAGTGATCTTCCTAGGTGCCATGTTTCTCGGGCTAGTAACTCATCTGTTCAATGGGTTTGCTGAGCTTGCTATGAGCATCGCGAAGCTTCCCATATTTTACAAACAAAGAGACCTTCGCTTCTATCCATCATGGGCATACGCACTGCCAACATGGATTCTGAAAATTCCCATATCCTTTCTGGAGTGTGCGGTCTGGATAGGCATGACATATTATGTCATTGGTTTCGATCCAAACATTGAAAG GTTTTTTCGGCATTACCTGCTGCTAGTCTTGATCAGTCAGATGGCATCTGGACTCTTCCGGCTCCTTGCTGCTGTTGGGAGGGAGATGGTTGTCGCAGATACTTTTGGTTCCTTTGCACAGCTCGTTCTTTTGATTCTCGGTGGATTCCTAATTTCTCGAG AGAATATCAAGAAATGGTGGATCTGGGGCTACTGGTCATCTCCTCTGATGTATGCTCAAAATGCCATCGCAGTGAATGAATTCCTAGGGCATAGCTGGCAAAAA GTTATTCCAACAGGAAGCAATGATACTCTAGGAGTCCAAATCCTCAAAAAACGTGGAATATTTGTTGACTCAAACTGGTACTGGATTGGTGTGGGTGCATTGCTTGGCTACATCTTCATGTTCAACATCctctttgttttctttcttgacTGGCTTGACC CATTAGGGAAAGGTCAGGCAGTCATCTCTGAAGAGGCCCTAAGAGAGAAACAAGCAAACAGGACAGGTGAAGGTGTTGAGCCGTCGCTCGCAGGAACTAACTCTCCGAAGCATGGAACCACCAAAG GAAGAGAGGGTGGAAGGGCCAGACAAAATGAAATTTCCACACAGAACAAAAGGAAGGGAATGATGCTTCCTTTTGCTCCTCTTTCGATCACCTTTGACAATGTCAGATACTCTGTTGACATGCCACAG GAAATGAAAGATAAGGGCATCGAAGATGATCGTTTAGTGCTACTGAAGGGTGTTAGTGGAGCATTTAGGCCAGGAGTTCTTACAGCACTGATGGGTGTAAGCGGAGCAGGAAAAACAACTCTCATGGATGTGCTGGCTGGCAGAAAAACTGGTGGATACATTGATGGAAACATCTGCATATCTGGCTACCCCAAGAAACAAGAAACATTTGCTCGAATCTCAGGCTACTGTGAACAGAATGACATTCACTCTCCGCATGTTACAGTCTATGAATCTCTTCTCTACTCTGCCTGGCTTCGGTTGCCTCCTGAAGTAGACTCCGAAACAAGAAAG ATGTTCATCGAGGAGGTCATGGAATTGGTAGAGCTGACTTCACTGAGGGGCGCACTGGTTGGACTGCCTGGAGTTAATGGCCTATCGACTGAACAACGCAAGAGGCTTACAATTGCCGTTGAGCTTGTTGCCAACCCTTCTATCATATTTATGGATGAGCCAACTTCTGGGCTAGATGCAAGGGCAGCAGCCATTGTGATGAGAACAGTGAGGAATACTGTGGATACAGGAAGGACGGTCGTGTGCACCATTCACCAGCCTAGCATTGATATTTTTGAAGCTTTTGATGAG CTCTTCTTgatgaaaagaggaggagaagagatatATGTTGGTCCCTTGGGATGTAACTCATGTCATCTAATCAAGTACTTTGAG GGAATCGAGGGAGTAAGAAAAATAAGAGATGGTTATAATCCTGCAACATGGATGTTGGAGGTCACCACCCTGGCACAGGAGGAAATTTTAGGTGTTGATTTTGCTGAAATATACAGACACTCTGACTTGTACAG gagaaacaaaactttgatcagtGAGCTTAGTGCACCTCCTCCTGGTTCAAATGACCTATTCTTCCCCACCAAGTACTCGCAATCTTTCCTCACACAGTGCATGGCTTGCTTGTGGAAGCAGCACAAGTCATACTGGCGAAATCCATCTTATACTGCCACTAGAATTTTCTTTACCACCGTCATTGCATTCATATTTGGAACAATCTTTTGGAGACTCGGAAAAAAAGT GACAACAAGCCAGGACCTATTCAACTCCTTGGGCTCCATGTACGCTGCAGTTCTCTTCATTGGAATACAGAATGGCCAAACCGTGCAACCAATTGTTGATGTAGAGCGAACTGTCTTCTACAGAGAAAAGGCTGCCGGAATGTATTCTGCTCTTCCTTATGCATTTTCACAG GTTCTGATTGAGATTCCACACATCTTCCTACAGACTGTAATCTATGGACTCATAGTCTACAGCCTGATTGGTTTCGACTGGACAGTAGAAAAGTTCTTTTGGTATCTTTTCTTCATGTTCTTCACTTTCATGTACTTCACATACTATGGGATGATGGCAGTTGCCATGACACCAAACAGTGACATTGCGGCCATAGTCTCAACAGCATTCTATGCAATCTGGAACATATTTGCTGGTTTTCTAGTTCCTCGACCT AAAATTCCTGTGTGGTGGAGATGGTATTCTTGGGCTTGCCCGGTGGCGTGGACATTGTACGGACTGGTTGCTTCTCAGTTTGGTGACTACACATATAAGATGGACAACGATGAGACCGTGCAGGACTTCATCAGGAGATTCTTTGGGTTCCGGCATGACTTCTTGGGTGTTGTAGCTGTTGCAGTGGTCGGGTTCACTGTGTTATTTGCTTTCGTCTTCGCCTTTTCAATCAGGGTGTTCAACTTCCAAAGAAGATGA